The Pseudomonas sp. IAC-BECa141 genome contains the following window.
CGGACGGGTGAACCCATCGGTGTATTTCAGGCCGACGGCCCAGCCGACTTCGAACAGGCCGGCGAAAAACAGAATGATCCAGGACATGAAAGACCTCCATCGATTGACGGGGCCGTCCCCAGATTGAAAACTCGATTGAGCCGCGGGGTCGTCCCCGCGTGGCGCACATACTACCGAAAATTGTGCGCCGCGCCTTGATCCGGGATCAGTCGGCCGCCTGTTGCGCCAGCGTTTCACGGTCTTGTTTTTCGCTCATCCGCCGGAAGTACGTCGAAAGCAGTGCTCCGGAAATGTTGTGCCACACACTGAACAACGCGCTCGGCACCGCCGCCAGCGGCGAGAAATGCGCACTGGCCAGCGCGGCACCCAATCCCGAGTTCTGCATGCCGACTTCCAGCGCCAGGGATTTGCGCTGCGGCAGCGGCAGGCCGAACAGGCGCCCGGTGAAATAACCCAGCAGATAACCGAAGCTGTTGTGCAACATCACCACGGCCATGATCAGCAGGCCGGATTCGGCGATTTTCGCCTGACTGGCGGCCACCACGGCGGCGACGATGATCACGATGCTGACCACCGACACCAGCGGCAATACTTCCACCGCGTGGCGCACCTTGTCACCGAGCACACGTTGCGCGACCACACCGAGGACGATTGGCAGCAGCACCACTTGCAGGATCGACCAGAACAATTCCATGAACGAAACCGGCAACCAGGCCGAGGCCAGCAGCCAGATCAGCGCCGGTGTCAGCAGCGGGGCGAGGAGGGTGGTGACGGCGGCGATGGCCACCGACAGTGCCAGGTCGCCACGGGCCAGCCAGGTCATGACGTTCGATGAGGTGCCGCTCGGGCAGCAGCCGACCAGAATAACCCCGACGGCAATTTCCGGCGGCAGATGAAAAATCTGGCACAGCAACCACGCCATCCCCG
Protein-coding sequences here:
- a CDS encoding bile acid:sodium symporter family protein; protein product: MRALAALSRFVGNTFAYWVLIFAVLAFLQPAWFLGLKSAIVPLLGLVMFGMGLTLKLDDFAAVARHPWRVALGVVAHFVIMPGMAWLLCQIFHLPPEIAVGVILVGCCPSGTSSNVMTWLARGDLALSVAIAAVTTLLAPLLTPALIWLLASAWLPVSFMELFWSILQVVLLPIVLGVVAQRVLGDKVRHAVEVLPLVSVVSIVIIVAAVVAASQAKIAESGLLIMAVVMLHNSFGYLLGYFTGRLFGLPLPQRKSLALEVGMQNSGLGAALASAHFSPLAAVPSALFSVWHNISGALLSTYFRRMSEKQDRETLAQQAAD